A single genomic interval of Vicingaceae bacterium harbors:
- the dapD gene encoding 2,3,4,5-tetrahydropyridine-2,6-dicarboxylate N-succinyltransferase — protein sequence MEEVKQLIEQAWNERELIKEKTYKEAVEFALQQLDNGQWRIAQPSENGWQVNEWLKKAVLLYFSIAEMKTYEVGPMEFYDKIPLKKNYQKLGVRAVPHAICRYGAYLAPGTILMPSYVNIGAYVDSGTMVDTWATVGSCAQIGKNVHLSGGVGIGGVLEPPQASPVIIEDGCFIGSRCIVVEGVHIKREAVLGANVVITQSTKIIDVSGPEPVEYKGVVPERSVVIPGSYTKKFPAGEYNVSCALIIGKRKASTDLKTSLNDALREFNVAV from the coding sequence ATGGAAGAAGTTAAACAATTGATTGAACAGGCCTGGAACGAACGTGAGTTAATTAAAGAAAAAACATACAAAGAAGCCGTTGAATTTGCATTACAACAATTGGATAACGGACAATGGCGCATTGCTCAACCTTCGGAAAATGGTTGGCAAGTGAACGAATGGTTGAAAAAGGCCGTCTTATTGTATTTTTCTATTGCAGAAATGAAAACTTATGAGGTGGGTCCGATGGAGTTTTATGATAAGATACCATTGAAAAAGAATTATCAAAAATTGGGTGTAAGGGCCGTGCCGCACGCCATCTGCCGCTATGGTGCTTATTTAGCTCCCGGAACAATTTTAATGCCTTCTTATGTCAATATTGGTGCTTATGTTGACAGTGGCACCATGGTAGATACTTGGGCAACAGTGGGTAGTTGTGCTCAAATAGGGAAAAATGTTCACTTGAGTGGCGGTGTGGGTATAGGTGGTGTTTTAGAGCCCCCGCAAGCTTCTCCCGTGATCATCGAAGATGGTTGCTTCATAGGTTCTCGTTGTATAGTAGTGGAAGGCGTTCATATAAAACGGGAAGCCGTATTGGGTGCAAATGTCGTCATTACACAATCGACCAAAATAATTGATGTGAGCGGTCCCGAACCGGTTGAATATAAAGGTGTTGTCCCCGAACGTTCGGTGGTTATTCCGGGTTCCTATACCAAAAAATTTCCTGCAGGAGAATATAACGTGAGTTGTGCTTTGATAATCGGTAAACGAAAGGCCTCCACCGATCTGAAAACCTCTCTCAATGATGCGCTGAGAGAATTCAATGTGGCTGTGTGA